The Scomber japonicus isolate fScoJap1 chromosome 13, fScoJap1.pri, whole genome shotgun sequence genome includes a window with the following:
- the LOC128371119 gene encoding RING finger protein 145-like: MAVKDRVEAVLNVGLRVPSIMLLDVLYRWDVSSFFQKIQRSSLSNNPLFQYKYLALYLHYVGYILSLVLLTLPRQHLVKLYLYVLTALLLFAGHQVSRDYVRSELESGYEGPVYLEPLSMNRFTTALIGQLVVCTLCSCVMQTKRIWLFSAHLLPLVARLCLVPLETIVFINKFSMIFTGLEVIYFLASNLLVPYNLAKTAYRELAQVVEVYGLLALGMSLWNQLVLPVLFMCFWLLLFALQIYSYFSTRDQPTSRERLLFLFLTSIAECCSTPYSLLGLVFTVSFIALGVLTLCKFYLQGYRAFMNDNTMHRGMTEGITLLILAVQTGLIELQVIHRAFLLSIILFIVVASILQSMLEIADPIVLALGASRDKSLWKHFRAVSLCLFLLIFPAYMAYMICQFFHMDFWLLIIISSSILTSLQVLGTLLIYILFMVEEFRKAPVENMDEVIYCVNGTYRLLEFLVAVCVVCYGVSETVFGEWSVMGSTIILVHSYYNVWLRAQLGWQSFLLRRDAVNKIKSLPTASNTQLEQYNDICAICYQDMTSAVITPCSHFFHAGCLKKWLYVQETCPLCHSQLKSQSPANTVPNQDTPAANQSPAGQEETTASKEKEGTLSEDRKKQETGTQEGDNGPAISAGESSSSCTLQNLVKAHSSSSSSSLPSPLVTDSLQNQSHPDPTSSSSSSDTLDMAPSPPSPSICQQSSSQLLVQSDMILAEPEPEPAPQLNPDSSPDSEKSSTGPSSQPDQPSPSSEEQSPPP; the protein is encoded by the exons ATGGCAGTGAAGGACCGTGTAGAGGCAGTGCTCAACGTGGGTCTGCGTGTTCCCAGCATCATGCTGCTGGACGTCCTGTACCGCTGGGACGTCAGCTCTTTCTTTCAGAAGATCCAGCGCTCCAGCCTCTCAAACAACCCCCTGTTCCAGTACAAATACCTTGCACTCTACCTGCACTACGTAG GTTACATCCTGAGCTTGGTACTGCTGACCCTTCCTCGTCAGCACCTGGTTAAACTGTACTTATATGTTCTTACGGccttgctgctgtttgctggtCATCAAGTCTCAag GGATTATGTCCGCAGTGAACTGGAATCTGGCTATGAAGGACCTGTCTACCTGGAACCCCTCTCCATGAACAGATTCACCACTGCACTCATAG GTCAGCTGGTGGTGTGTACGTTGTGTTCTTGCGTGATGCAGACCAAGAGGATATGGCTTTTCTCTgctcatctcctccctctggTGGCCAGATTGTGCCTGGTCCCATTGGAGACCATAGTCTTCATCAATAAGTTCTCCATGATTTTCACAGGCCTGGAGGTCATTTACTTCCTGGCTTCTAACTTACTGGTACCGTATAACCTGGCCAAGACTGCGTACAGGGAGCTGGCTCAG GTGGTGGAAGTGTACGGGCTGCTAGCTTTGGGAATGTCTCTGTGGAACCAGCTGGTCCTCCCAGTTCTCTTCATGTGTTTCTGGCTGCTACTCTTCGCTCTGCAGATCTACTCATACTTTAGCACCAGAGATCAGCCTACCTCAAGAGAGAggctccttttcctctttcttaccAG TATCGCAGAATGTTGTAGTACACCATACTCCCTTCTGGGTTTGGTTTTTACCGTCTCCTTCATTGCATTGGGAGTTCTCACACTCTGCAAGTTCTACCTGCAAGGCTACAGAGCCTTTATGAACGACAACACCATGCACAG AGGGATGACAGAGGGCATCACCCTGCTGATCCTTGCTGTCCAGACTGGCCTCATTGAGCTGCAGGTCATCCACCGagccttcctcctctccatcatccTCTTCATTGTTGTTGCCTCCATCCTGCAGTCCATGCTTGAGATAGCAGACCCCATAGTCCTGGCCCTGGGAGCATCCAGAGACAA GAGTTTGTGGAAGCACTTCCGagcagtgtctctgtgtctgttcctGCTGATCTTTCCAGCTTACATGGCCTACATGATCTGTCAGTTCTTCCACATGGACTTCTGGCTTCTCATaatcatctcctcctccatcctcacctCACTGCAG GTCCTTGGCACTCTTTTAATCTACATTCTCTTCATGGTGGAGGAGTTTCGTAAGGCTCCAGTGGAAAACATGGATGAAGTTATTTACTGTGTCAATGGTACCTACAGATTGCTGGAGTTCCTG GTTGcggtgtgtgtggtgtgctaCGGCGTGTCAGAGACAGTGTTTGGTGAGTGGAGTGTGATGGGCAGCACCATCATCCTGGTCCACTCGTACTATAACGTCTGGCTCCGAGCCCAGCTGGGCTGGCAAAGCTTCCTTCTCAGGAGAGACGCGGTAAACAAGATCAAAAGCCTCCCCACAGCaagcaacacacagctggagCAGTACAACGACATCTGCGCTATCTGCTACCAG GACATGACCAGTGCTGTGATCACTCCGTGCAGTCATTTCTTCCACGCTGGCTGTCTGAAGAAATGGCTTTACGTCCAGGAGACATGCCCTCTTTGTCATTCACAACTTAAAAGCCAATCACCAGCAAACACTGTGCCCAACCAAGACACccctgcagccaatcagagccctGCAGGCCAGGAAGAAACCACAGCCAGCAAGGAGAAGGAAGGCACTCtctcagaggacaggaagaagcAAGAAACAGGAACACAGGAGGGAGATAATGGACCTGCCATTTCAGCTGGagaatcctcctcctcctgtactcTGCAGAACCTTGTCAAAGCTcactcatcctcatcatcttcttctcttccttctccactTGTGACTGATTCTCTGCAGAACCAGTCGCACccagatccaacatcttcatcttcttcctctgacACATTGGACATGGCCCCCTCTCCTCCATCGCCCTCCATATGTCAACAGTCATCCTCACAGCTATTGGTCCAGTCAGACATGATACTtgctgaacctgaacctgagcCCGCCCCTCAGCTAAACCCAGACTCCTCACCAGACAGTGAGAAGTCATCGACTGGTCCATCATCACAGCCTGACCAGCCCTCTCCATCTTCAGAGGAACAGTCTCCTCCTCCATGA